A stretch of bacterium DNA encodes these proteins:
- a CDS encoding Xaa-Pro peptidase family protein encodes MPTYHAIVPYGPEERRPWTTLPFPREEYERRVDAVRSRLAADGLAAVVTFSDRGEPGHARYLANFEAGPGETCVVVPAQGEPMLTTNWLMHGEPMHTMIWTTWLCDVRPADRAGFANEVEATVAGHIADRLREAGVRRDRVGIAGGAILPHHVMMELAGRLPDVTFVPADDTVLAVRAKKSAAEIETMRRAAQISGRMHATALETIAPGVTERAVMVAAHAAGFAAGADALAFDSAVASGPRAGLKHCAPTDRVMQTGDLVFLDMGAVYHGYCADVSRTTAVARPTDEGRRFLDAGLAMFEAVMAKAKPGVAVVDLIATARDVAERAGFAEDYMPRGFGHGLGCSLFEQPSLRPISTAVLEPGHTFALEPMLIRLNFGTACVEETVLITPRGAETLSGCPYRAW; translated from the coding sequence ATGCCGACGTACCATGCGATCGTGCCATACGGACCGGAGGAGCGCCGCCCCTGGACGACGCTGCCGTTTCCCCGCGAAGAATACGAGCGGCGCGTCGACGCGGTGCGCTCCCGGCTCGCGGCCGACGGGCTCGCGGCGGTCGTCACATTTTCTGACCGCGGGGAGCCCGGGCACGCCCGGTACCTCGCGAACTTCGAGGCCGGGCCCGGCGAGACATGTGTCGTGGTTCCCGCCCAAGGCGAGCCCATGCTCACCACCAACTGGCTGATGCACGGCGAACCGATGCACACGATGATCTGGACGACGTGGCTGTGCGACGTCCGGCCGGCCGACCGCGCAGGGTTCGCGAATGAGGTCGAGGCGACCGTGGCCGGCCACATCGCCGACCGGCTGCGCGAGGCGGGCGTGCGCCGAGACCGTGTCGGCATCGCCGGCGGTGCGATCCTGCCTCACCACGTGATGATGGAACTCGCGGGGCGCCTTCCCGACGTCACGTTCGTGCCGGCGGACGACACCGTGCTTGCGGTGCGCGCGAAGAAGTCCGCTGCCGAGATCGAGACGATGCGACGCGCCGCCCAAATTTCCGGACGGATGCACGCCACCGCGCTCGAGACGATCGCGCCGGGCGTCACCGAGCGGGCCGTCATGGTCGCGGCCCACGCCGCAGGGTTCGCCGCGGGGGCGGACGCGCTCGCGTTCGACAGCGCCGTGGCGAGCGGGCCGCGCGCCGGCCTAAAGCACTGTGCGCCTACGGATCGCGTGATGCAGACCGGCGATCTGGTGTTCCTCGACATGGGGGCCGTGTACCACGGGTACTGTGCGGACGTCTCGCGGACGACGGCGGTGGCCCGGCCGACCGACGAGGGCCGTCGGTTTCTCGATGCCGGCCTGGCCATGTTCGAGGCGGTGATGGCGAAGGCCAAACCCGGGGTGGCCGTCGTGGATCTGATCGCGACCGCGCGCGATGTCGCCGAGCGCGCGGGATTTGCCGAAGACTACATGCCGAGGGGATTCGGGCACGGCCTCGGGTGCTCGTTGTTCGAGCAGCCGTCGCTGCGGCCGATCAGCACCGCGGTGCTCGAGCCTGGCCACACGTTTGCGTTGGAGCCGATGCTGATCCGCCTGAACTTCGGGACCGCCTGCGTCGAGGAAACCGTGCTGATTACGCCGCGCGGGGCCGAGACGCTGTCGGGCTGTCCGTACCGGGCGTGGTAG
- a CDS encoding HD domain-containing protein: protein MTTGGPESAGRTAPDAVTRVLVLDEIKRDREVEAYIAKADEYTAAIGYTEHGLRHANLVASIAANVLRHLGREERDVQLAAIAGYLHDIGNVVGRVSHEHTGALLAVRILGRLGMDAVEMAVVMGAIGNHEEQTGEPVSPVSAALIIGDKSDVHRTRVRNPEPTSFDIHDRVNYAVEHSFLRVDERARTITLELTINTTMSQVMEYFEIFLPRMVMCRRAATLLGCQFKLQINGTKLL, encoded by the coding sequence ATGACCACCGGAGGCCCCGAAAGTGCCGGCCGGACGGCGCCGGACGCTGTCACCCGGGTGCTCGTCCTCGACGAGATCAAGCGGGACCGCGAAGTCGAGGCGTACATCGCGAAGGCGGACGAGTACACCGCGGCGATCGGATACACGGAGCACGGGTTGCGCCACGCGAACCTGGTGGCGAGCATCGCGGCGAACGTACTCCGCCACCTCGGCCGCGAGGAGCGGGACGTGCAACTCGCGGCGATCGCGGGCTACTTGCACGACATCGGCAACGTCGTCGGGCGGGTGAGTCACGAGCACACGGGGGCGCTGTTGGCTGTTCGCATCCTGGGCCGGCTCGGCATGGACGCGGTCGAGATGGCGGTCGTGATGGGCGCGATCGGCAACCACGAGGAACAGACGGGGGAGCCGGTAAGCCCGGTCAGCGCGGCGCTGATCATCGGTGACAAGTCCGACGTGCACCGGACGCGCGTGCGGAACCCGGAGCCAACCTCGTTCGACATCCACGACCGCGTGAACTACGCGGTCGAACACTCGTTCTTGCGGGTGGATGAGCGCGCGCGCACGATCACGCTCGAGTTGACGATCAACACGACGATGTCGCAGGTCATGGAGTATTTTGAGATCTTCCTGCCCCGCATGGTCATGTGCCGGCGCGCTGCGACGCTGCTGGGGTGCCAGTTCAAGCTGCAGATCAACGGGACAAAGTTGCTGTAA